One window from the genome of Dyadobacter sp. CECT 9275 encodes:
- a CDS encoding response regulator transcription factor yields MSNFFSFSEYLSNLSIHGCGNNTSDYGMYLRDISVMRKFADHTSTLMFLIDYKTMSYPFMDDNVRQVLGHPKEAYVEGGLEFSLHQNQNFSLLNKEIFADRNKYLSEVSNDKLPYIRFSMGFGYRDERGSIRKILQRNTITELTTDNFPKGIFGFCWNITDEDSNPKIFHSIEILDRDTREWTTILHKNFFPGIDPEELLGKREIEILKWMSDGLIAKEIAEKLYLSKYTVDTHRKNMLHKTNSKNIAELILYANRLGLI; encoded by the coding sequence ATGTCTAACTTTTTTAGCTTTTCAGAATACCTTTCTAACTTATCGATACATGGTTGTGGAAACAACACATCAGACTATGGAATGTATCTAAGGGACATTTCAGTCATGCGCAAATTTGCTGACCATACCTCTACTCTAATGTTTCTAATCGACTATAAGACAATGTCCTATCCTTTTATGGATGATAATGTTAGGCAGGTACTTGGCCACCCAAAGGAGGCTTATGTTGAAGGCGGATTAGAATTTTCCTTACATCAGAATCAAAACTTTTCTTTGCTTAACAAAGAAATATTTGCTGACAGGAATAAATATTTAAGTGAAGTAAGCAATGACAAACTTCCTTACATAAGATTTTCAATGGGATTTGGATACAGAGATGAAAGAGGAAGTATCAGAAAAATTTTGCAGCGAAATACCATCACCGAACTGACCACCGACAATTTCCCAAAGGGCATTTTTGGCTTTTGTTGGAATATTACTGATGAAGATTCCAACCCTAAAATTTTTCACAGTATTGAAATTTTGGATAGGGATACCAGGGAGTGGACCACCATATTGCATAAAAATTTCTTTCCTGGTATTGACCCAGAAGAATTGCTTGGCAAGAGAGAAATTGAAATATTAAAATGGATGTCTGATGGATTGATTGCAAAAGAAATAGCTGAAAAATTATACCTAAGTAAGTATACGGTCGACACACACCGAAAAAATATGCTCCATAAAACCAATAGTAAAAATATAGCTGAACTTATATTATACGCAAATAGATTAGGCTTGATATAG
- a CDS encoding NUMOD4 domain-containing protein, translated as MEKIETKPYRDENLKDRPGEIWKDIPGLEGYFMVSNHGRVKRLERVSFDQLGRKFTTAAKIKLPAINKSENKIKGDFRYRFQIQAKIDAVYYSFQVQRMVYYCFVEPFDLSDAKIVITSEQDNGLDIRPQFLRKTNWYEQTRRTYELGRQKATYEYDPSYRHASTSASKAVTSKKISCYDTSGKRIDTYDSISEAARTTGFSNSRLAIAAKKPYILVDGKFWRNGDSPSTTLSQRPTRDYKESRGMRITQFDKHGNPLAQFLAVSEAARVSNESHSSILSHARLGTISKSGFRWKLGLHTGKLDIPGKQDQDYEQG; from the coding sequence ATGGAAAAAATTGAAACCAAACCGTACCGTGACGAAAACCTCAAAGATCGGCCTGGTGAAATCTGGAAAGATATTCCCGGGCTGGAAGGATACTTTATGGTATCTAACCACGGCCGGGTGAAACGGCTGGAACGTGTATCTTTTGATCAACTTGGAAGAAAATTTACAACCGCCGCCAAAATTAAACTCCCAGCAATTAACAAAAGTGAAAATAAGATTAAGGGCGATTTCAGGTACAGGTTCCAGATACAAGCAAAAATCGACGCGGTCTATTATTCCTTTCAGGTCCAACGCATGGTTTACTACTGCTTCGTAGAGCCTTTTGATCTAAGTGATGCAAAAATCGTAATCACATCTGAGCAGGATAACGGACTGGATATAAGGCCACAATTCCTAAGGAAAACGAATTGGTATGAGCAGACCAGACGCACATACGAACTCGGCAGGCAAAAAGCAACCTACGAGTATGATCCCTCATATCGTCACGCTTCTACGTCGGCATCCAAAGCGGTGACTTCCAAAAAAATATCCTGCTATGATACTTCGGGTAAACGAATAGACACATATGACAGTATTTCAGAAGCAGCCAGAACCACAGGTTTTTCAAATAGCAGGCTGGCAATTGCTGCAAAGAAGCCTTACATTCTGGTTGACGGTAAGTTCTGGCGAAATGGAGACAGCCCTTCCACAACACTTTCACAGCGACCGACAAGAGACTATAAAGAGAGTCGTGGCATGCGCATCACTCAGTTTGATAAACACGGAAACCCTTTGGCGCAGTTCCTGGCCGTTTCGGAAGCGGCCCGTGTTTCTAATGAGAGTCATAGTAGTATTCTGAGTCATGCACGGCTAGGAACAATCAGTAAAAGCGGTTTCCGCTGGAAATTAGGTCTGCATACCGGCAAACTTGATATTCCAGGTAAACAAGACCAAGATTATGAACAAGGATAG
- a CDS encoding NUMOD4 domain-containing protein, protein MNKDSEKNMPRPPAHRDKSLSDRSGEKWLPVPGLEPYFCISNHGRVKRLQRLSRDSNGSLQVLKEMILFPAIARNYNKYTGDYRFALQQEAMVDGVDHSFQPHRMVYYCFKEQFDLSDPDIIIKVLGDGLDIRPENLVKLNRREAANILYDTGRLPSPFHDDKYILTSSKQDEDINPLRKLSSYNSEGELVKLYADILEATSDSGVPIKSIRRAARWLVCVTKGLYWRYSQEERIDTVRIKQILARPDVKTIEDAYRVLTEANGDVDTTPPSM, encoded by the coding sequence ATGAACAAGGATAGTGAAAAGAATATGCCCCGCCCGCCTGCTCATCGAGACAAGAGCCTGAGCGACCGATCGGGTGAAAAGTGGCTTCCAGTACCCGGCTTGGAGCCTTATTTTTGCATCTCTAACCACGGCAGGGTAAAAAGATTACAGCGACTCAGCAGGGACAGCAACGGTAGTTTACAGGTTCTAAAAGAAATGATCTTGTTTCCTGCTATTGCCAGGAACTATAATAAGTACACAGGTGATTACCGGTTCGCTCTGCAACAAGAAGCAATGGTTGACGGAGTTGATCATTCCTTTCAACCGCACCGGATGGTTTACTACTGTTTCAAAGAACAATTTGATCTCAGCGATCCGGACATTATTATCAAAGTTCTGGGTGATGGGCTGGATATAAGACCGGAGAACCTTGTAAAACTTAACCGCAGGGAAGCAGCCAACATCTTGTATGATACGGGCAGGTTACCAAGTCCATTTCATGATGATAAATATATTCTGACATCGTCCAAACAAGATGAAGATATAAATCCGCTCAGAAAGCTATCCAGTTACAATTCAGAAGGCGAACTGGTGAAGCTGTATGCTGATATACTTGAAGCTACATCTGATTCCGGGGTTCCAATAAAATCAATCAGAAGGGCTGCCAGGTGGCTCGTATGCGTAACCAAGGGATTGTACTGGCGCTATTCACAAGAAGAACGTATTGATACAGTCCGGATAAAACAGATATTGGCAAGACCGGATGTAAAGACAATCGAAGATGCTTACCGGGTATTGACAGAGGCCAATGGTGATGTAGATACAACTCCTCCTAGCATGTGA